A part of Gemmatimonas groenlandica genomic DNA contains:
- a CDS encoding flavin monoamine oxidase family protein codes for MRTPLLQFLSNALAEAAKSGSAPDTGRPTLSIAERPFTRRAFVGAAGLTTGALVAGCRDLSPTGIAATPRSTKTTRSERVVVIGAGLAGLTCARRLKEQGIAATVYEANTRLGGRCWTNRSDFGAQIAEHGGELIDQGHTAIRHLAQELGLVLDNVLAAEANGTELQLWFDGAPYSYRQAVEDLKAVWQPLKRDYVEAGYPTLYTQSTARGRELDALSIRDWIATRVPGGMSSRVGKMLDVAYNIEYGAESTDQAALNLVYLLGGVGQGQLRLFGPSNEKSKVRGGNDQIVARMAAGLGGQVETSRALVALRATGSRYTLDFDGGAPVVADRVVLALPFSILRECVDISGANFPLVKRRAIAELGMGRNVKLALQFNTRHWRTLGGNGDSFSDRGYQATWEVTRAQPGTKGILVNYTGGNVTDSQSGGLSSALATEFLTRIEPVMPGLTAQYTGVSTFDDWPRNPWSLGSYSYYRVGQYTRFAGAEGEAVGSCHFCGEHTSINAQGYLEGAVESGERAAREILAAAK; via the coding sequence ATGCGTACACCCCTGCTGCAGTTCCTGTCGAACGCGCTCGCCGAGGCCGCGAAATCCGGCTCTGCTCCGGATACCGGCCGCCCGACTCTGTCGATCGCCGAGCGGCCGTTCACGCGACGTGCCTTCGTCGGTGCCGCGGGGCTCACCACGGGCGCGCTCGTGGCGGGCTGTCGCGACTTGTCGCCGACGGGAATTGCCGCTACGCCGCGCAGCACGAAGACCACGAGGTCGGAACGGGTGGTGGTGATCGGCGCCGGGCTCGCTGGCCTCACCTGCGCGCGGCGTTTGAAAGAGCAGGGCATCGCCGCCACGGTCTACGAAGCGAACACGCGTCTTGGCGGGCGCTGCTGGACCAACCGCAGCGACTTCGGCGCACAGATCGCGGAGCACGGCGGTGAGTTGATCGATCAGGGGCACACCGCGATCCGGCACTTGGCACAGGAGCTGGGGCTCGTGTTGGACAATGTGCTCGCCGCCGAAGCCAACGGCACCGAATTGCAGCTCTGGTTCGACGGTGCGCCGTACAGTTACCGGCAGGCGGTGGAAGACCTCAAGGCGGTGTGGCAGCCACTCAAGCGAGACTACGTCGAAGCGGGCTATCCGACGCTGTACACACAGTCCACCGCGCGCGGCCGTGAGCTCGACGCGCTGAGCATTCGCGACTGGATCGCCACGCGCGTGCCCGGTGGCATGAGCTCGCGCGTCGGCAAGATGCTCGACGTGGCCTACAACATCGAATACGGCGCGGAGAGCACCGACCAGGCTGCCCTCAACCTCGTCTATCTGCTCGGCGGCGTCGGTCAGGGACAACTGCGTCTGTTCGGACCGTCCAACGAAAAGTCCAAGGTGCGCGGCGGCAACGACCAGATCGTCGCGCGCATGGCCGCGGGACTCGGCGGTCAGGTGGAGACGTCGCGCGCCCTCGTCGCGTTGCGCGCCACGGGATCACGGTACACGCTCGACTTCGATGGTGGTGCGCCGGTGGTGGCCGACCGTGTCGTGCTGGCGCTGCCGTTCTCCATCCTGCGCGAATGCGTGGACATCAGTGGCGCCAACTTTCCCCTTGTGAAGCGTCGCGCGATCGCGGAACTCGGCATGGGCCGCAATGTCAAACTCGCGCTGCAGTTCAACACCCGGCACTGGCGCACCCTCGGCGGCAATGGCGACAGCTTCAGCGATCGCGGCTATCAGGCCACGTGGGAAGTGACGCGTGCGCAGCCCGGTACCAAAGGCATCTTGGTGAACTATACCGGAGGCAACGTGACCGATTCGCAGAGTGGGGGGCTGTCGTCAGCGCTCGCGACCGAATTTCTCACGCGCATCGAGCCGGTGATGCCGGGACTGACCGCGCAGTACACCGGGGTGAGCACGTTCGACGATTGGCCGCGCAACCCGTGGTCGTTGGGATCGTACTCGTACTACCGGGTGGGTCAGTACACGCGTTTCGCCGGGGCCGAAGGTGAGGCTGTTGGCAGTTGCCACTTCTGCGGCGAGCACACCTCCATCAACGCGCAGGGCTACCTCGAGGGCGCTGTGGAGTCGGGCGAGCGAGCGGCGCGCGAGATTCTTGCGGCGGCGAAATGA
- a CDS encoding M55 family metallopeptidase, whose protein sequence is MLTSRFSSRLRAALTSLALVALAGTPALAQPRSQSRPLKVFVSVDMEGLAGVVSGSDVGGTSGDYQYFRKIMAQEASAAVAGAWSAGATEVVVRDSHGAKQNMLPGDLDPRAKLLRGASAGPKNMMEGLDSTFAAVVFIGYHARAGTPNAILAHTSNGNVVDFSINGRSLPEGGYNALVAGLYGVPVVFVAGDGAVVRQLRELLGNVDGVAVKEAIGGAINGMSPTAAQDAIRLGVERAVRARATYRPFAMTPPYAMVLKVAKDGKTFDGASSSAKGEYTFTSPDLLAVLSAFNALK, encoded by the coding sequence ATGCTCACGTCCCGCTTCTCCTCGCGGCTCCGCGCGGCGCTTACATCGCTGGCCCTCGTCGCACTGGCCGGCACGCCGGCGCTCGCGCAACCTCGTTCGCAGTCTCGTCCCCTCAAGGTCTTCGTCTCGGTCGACATGGAAGGTCTCGCTGGCGTCGTGTCGGGGAGTGACGTGGGCGGCACGTCGGGCGACTACCAGTATTTTCGCAAGATCATGGCGCAGGAGGCCAGCGCGGCGGTCGCTGGTGCGTGGAGCGCCGGTGCCACTGAAGTGGTCGTGCGGGACTCGCATGGCGCCAAGCAGAACATGCTGCCGGGCGATCTCGATCCCCGGGCCAAGCTGTTGCGTGGCGCGAGCGCGGGCCCGAAGAACATGATGGAGGGCCTCGACAGCACGTTCGCGGCGGTCGTGTTCATCGGCTATCACGCGCGAGCGGGCACGCCCAACGCGATCCTGGCGCACACGTCGAATGGCAACGTGGTCGACTTCTCCATCAACGGCCGCTCGCTGCCCGAGGGCGGCTACAACGCGCTCGTGGCGGGACTGTACGGCGTGCCCGTGGTGTTCGTCGCCGGCGACGGCGCGGTCGTGCGGCAGCTTCGCGAACTGTTGGGCAACGTCGACGGCGTGGCGGTGAAGGAAGCCATCGGCGGCGCGATCAACGGCATGTCACCCACAGCCGCGCAGGACGCCATCCGCCTCGGCGTCGAACGCGCCGTGCGGGCCCGTGCGACGTATCGCCCGTTCGCGATGACCCCACCGTATGCGATGGTGCTCAAGGTGGCCAAAGACGGCAAGACGTTCGATGGTGCCAGCAGTTCGGCGAAGGGCGAGTACACGTTCACAAGCCCCGATCTGTTGGCGGTGCTGTCCGCGTTCAACGCACTCAAATAG
- a CDS encoding prolyl oligopeptidase family serine peptidase: MTLHHHASRAIHHAKLLSTLTVAWSVALSVELSVTPRVVSAQGTLADYRRAAAINQRFANLTTGITSGLSWVGRTNQAVYRVSVPGGNRFVKVDADQWSKQPAFDHAAVAAGLSVASGQRYTDITLPFPSVVFVENGLAIEGNASGGRYRCAVNGGACARIGDATPAEGSAAPNGGDRGAAARGGAARCGGAAPGQGQGQPAENVGVYSPDCRLVAFVQNYNIAIRNAPVPNAAPNGMPNYTLLSTDGSEGDAYVQNSIVWSPDSRKLVAYRQVPGYNRMVTFVRSSPTDQLQPKTENTRSLGGFASNYAKPGDVLATNQPSIFDVETKRQIVIDRALFPNPYAISRPVWRKDNGAYAFHYNQRGHMTYRVLEVNANTGAVRPMIDEVTKSFFMYSDAGHNFIHDLGSNCRLAQGGGACSSYTGDDLLWVSERDGWNHLYLMDGRTGRVKNQITKGDWVMRGVDSVDVANRQIYFRASGMNQGQDPYFVHFYRINFDGTGLVAYTEANGMHAISWSPDRTFYIDTYSRVDMPPVVELKRATDRRTLVLEQGDMSAAVKAGFRAPEVFVAKGRDGTTDIWGFIVRPVTFDAKKKYPVIEQIYAGPHDNHVPKSWGGGQNLTATAELGFVLAQVDGMGTSNRSKRFHDVAWKNLKDAGFPDRILWHKAINQKYAWYDTDRVGIYGTSAGGQNAAGAVFFFPEFYDVAVANSGCHDNRMDKIWWNEAWMGEMGAHYDSNSNVGAAKNLKGHLYLTVGELDTNVDPSSTLQVADALIRAGKDFDLLVVPNGGHGATGAQGTRKRNDFFVRWLLGVTPPDWNSGITAAEPTPVGAAQGSRGDFEFPSDELPEDGFFARDPSFSSARAWWF; encoded by the coding sequence ATGACGCTGCACCATCACGCTTCACGTGCCATCCATCACGCGAAGCTGCTCTCGACCCTCACGGTCGCGTGGTCGGTCGCTTTGTCGGTCGAGTTGTCGGTCACACCGCGTGTGGTCAGCGCGCAGGGCACACTCGCCGATTATCGACGCGCCGCCGCGATCAACCAGCGGTTTGCCAATCTCACCACCGGTATCACGTCGGGCCTGTCGTGGGTCGGCCGGACCAACCAAGCCGTCTATCGCGTGTCGGTACCGGGCGGCAACCGGTTCGTGAAGGTCGATGCCGATCAATGGAGCAAACAGCCCGCCTTCGATCACGCCGCGGTCGCCGCGGGGCTCTCGGTCGCGAGTGGCCAGCGCTATACCGACATCACGCTGCCGTTTCCGTCGGTGGTGTTCGTGGAGAACGGATTGGCGATTGAAGGGAATGCGAGCGGCGGTCGCTATCGCTGCGCGGTGAACGGCGGGGCCTGCGCGCGTATCGGTGACGCCACGCCAGCCGAAGGCAGCGCGGCGCCGAATGGCGGTGATCGCGGGGCGGCTGCACGCGGAGGCGCTGCCCGCTGCGGCGGTGCTGCGCCGGGGCAGGGACAAGGCCAACCGGCCGAGAATGTCGGCGTGTACTCGCCCGATTGCCGCCTGGTGGCGTTCGTGCAGAACTACAATATCGCGATCCGAAATGCGCCTGTCCCCAACGCAGCACCGAACGGGATGCCGAATTACACGCTGCTGAGTACCGACGGATCGGAAGGCGATGCGTACGTGCAGAACTCGATCGTATGGTCGCCCGATTCGAGAAAGCTGGTGGCCTATCGGCAGGTGCCCGGCTACAACCGCATGGTCACGTTCGTGCGCTCGTCGCCCACCGACCAGCTGCAGCCGAAAACCGAGAACACGCGGTCCCTTGGCGGCTTCGCATCGAACTACGCGAAGCCCGGTGATGTGCTGGCCACCAATCAGCCGTCCATTTTCGACGTAGAGACCAAGCGGCAGATCGTGATCGACCGTGCGCTGTTTCCAAATCCGTACGCGATCTCGCGGCCGGTGTGGCGCAAGGACAATGGCGCGTACGCGTTCCACTACAATCAGCGCGGCCACATGACGTACCGCGTGCTCGAGGTTAACGCAAACACAGGCGCCGTGCGGCCGATGATCGACGAAGTGACGAAGAGTTTCTTCATGTACAGCGATGCCGGCCACAACTTCATCCACGACCTCGGCTCCAATTGTCGCTTGGCGCAGGGTGGCGGCGCGTGCAGCAGCTACACGGGCGACGACCTGTTGTGGGTCTCCGAACGCGACGGCTGGAATCACCTGTACCTCATGGACGGCCGGACGGGTCGGGTGAAGAACCAGATTACCAAGGGCGATTGGGTAATGCGTGGCGTGGACAGCGTCGATGTGGCGAATCGTCAGATTTACTTTCGCGCCAGTGGCATGAATCAGGGGCAGGACCCGTACTTCGTGCACTTTTATCGCATCAACTTCGATGGCACGGGGTTGGTCGCGTACACCGAGGCAAACGGTATGCACGCGATCAGCTGGTCGCCCGACCGCACGTTCTACATCGACACGTACTCACGAGTCGACATGCCGCCGGTCGTTGAGCTGAAACGCGCCACCGACCGCCGCACGCTCGTGCTGGAGCAGGGCGACATGTCGGCGGCGGTGAAGGCGGGCTTCCGTGCGCCGGAAGTGTTCGTCGCCAAAGGCCGTGACGGCACGACGGACATCTGGGGATTCATCGTGCGTCCGGTAACGTTCGACGCGAAGAAGAAGTACCCGGTCATCGAGCAGATCTACGCCGGCCCGCACGACAATCACGTCCCGAAGTCGTGGGGTGGCGGTCAGAATCTCACGGCCACGGCTGAACTCGGGTTCGTGTTGGCGCAGGTCGATGGCATGGGCACGAGCAATCGCTCCAAGCGATTCCACGACGTGGCGTGGAAGAATCTCAAGGATGCCGGCTTCCCCGATCGCATCTTGTGGCACAAGGCGATCAACCAGAAGTACGCGTGGTACGACACCGATCGCGTGGGGATCTACGGCACGTCAGCCGGTGGGCAGAATGCGGCTGGTGCGGTGTTTTTCTTCCCGGAGTTCTACGATGTCGCCGTGGCGAATTCGGGATGCCACGACAATCGCATGGACAAGATCTGGTGGAATGAAGCGTGGATGGGCGAGATGGGCGCGCACTACGACAGCAATTCCAACGTCGGCGCGGCCAAGAACCTGAAAGGCCATCTCTACCTGACCGTTGGAGAGCTCGACACCAACGTCGATCCGTCGTCCACGCTGCAAGTGGCCGACGCGTTGATCCGCGCCGGCAAGGACTTTGATCTGCTTGTGGTGCCCAACGGCGGCCACGGGGCGACGGGAGCACAAGGCACGCGCAAGCGCAACGACTTCTTCGTGCGCTGGCTGTTGGGCGTGACGCCGCCCGATTGGAATTCCGGCATCACGGCGGCCGAGCCGACACCAGTCGGCGCCGCGCAAGGCTCGCGCGGGGACTTCGAGTTCCCGTCGGACGAGCTGCCGGAGGACGGCTTCTTCGCGCGCGACCCGAGCTTTTCGTCGGCCCGCGCCTGGTGGTTCTGA
- a CDS encoding ECF-type sigma factor, with amino-acid sequence MGKSDFTDLPRDTVADGKDGLDHVVRAVYAELRTLARQRLRAAPAERSLNTTGLVHEAYLRLLDSDIPVQDREHFLAIASRAMRHVLVDHARARTATKRGGGVALEELHEDVPMGELDIDKVMELDAALTRLEELDERQARMVEQRYFGGLTLEEVAAAMDCSLATVKRDLRSARAWLATELRGA; translated from the coding sequence ATGGGGAAGAGCGATTTCACCGACCTTCCGCGCGACACGGTAGCGGACGGGAAAGACGGCCTCGATCACGTGGTCCGCGCCGTGTACGCGGAGCTTCGCACGCTCGCACGCCAACGACTGCGCGCCGCGCCAGCCGAACGGTCGCTCAACACGACCGGTCTCGTCCACGAGGCCTATCTGCGTCTCTTGGACTCGGACATACCAGTGCAGGATCGGGAGCATTTCTTAGCGATTGCGTCACGCGCTATGCGACACGTTCTCGTGGACCATGCGCGAGCGCGTACGGCCACCAAACGCGGGGGCGGGGTCGCGCTCGAAGAGCTGCACGAGGATGTTCCGATGGGCGAGCTCGATATCGATAAAGTGATGGAGTTGGATGCCGCGCTGACGAGGCTTGAGGAGCTCGACGAGCGACAGGCGCGTATGGTCGAGCAGCGCTACTTCGGCGGACTCACGCTCGAGGAGGTCGCCGCAGCGATGGATTGCTCGCTCGCTACGGTGAAGCGGGACCTGCGCTCCGCTCGGGCCTGGCTGGCCACCGAGTTACGCGGCGCATGA